The proteins below come from a single Parageobacillus toebii NBRC 107807 genomic window:
- a CDS encoding CotO family spore coat protein, protein MKRRDMVENEPLLYIVQPKLERVVSYMQKTFKSKKDVEKKTEHENEWGHEEIVQEQEKQFQQMSLEEQLSFLGNLPEHLANIKCKLVSTDGEREGIIREYDKTEIIMDTAFGEVVIPRKEVVSLTLIGFSEKGEEEHRDRY, encoded by the coding sequence ATGAAACGGCGGGATATGGTGGAAAATGAGCCGCTTCTTTATATCGTGCAGCCGAAGCTGGAGCGTGTGGTTTCTTACATGCAGAAAACGTTTAAAAGCAAAAAGGATGTCGAGAAAAAAACGGAGCATGAGAACGAATGGGGACATGAAGAAATTGTCCAAGAGCAAGAAAAGCAGTTTCAACAAATGTCGCTAGAGGAACAGCTGTCCTTTTTAGGCAATCTCCCAGAGCATCTTGCCAATATAAAATGCAAGCTCGTTAGTACGGACGGAGAAAGAGAAGGAATCATCCGTGAATATGATAAAACGGAAATTATCATGGATACCGCTTTCGGAGAAGTTGTGATTCCAAGAAAGGAGGTCGTTTCCCTTACGTTAATTGGTTTTTCTGAGAAGGGAGAAGAAGAACATCGTGACCGCTACTGA
- the fabI gene encoding enoyl-ACP reductase FabI: MNLSLKGRTYVVMGVANKRSIAWGIARSLHAAGARLVFTYAGERFEKEVRSLVDTLEDENSLLLPCDVTKDEEITQCFQQIKEQVGVIHGVAHCIAYANKEDLSGEYMNVSREGFLLAHNISAYSLTAVAREAKELMTEGGSIVTLTYLGGERVVQNYNIMGVAKASLDASVKYLANDLGKYGIRVNAISAGPIRTLSAKGVSDFNSILKQIEERAPLRRTTTQEEVGDAALFLFSDLSRGITGEIIHVDSGYHILGY, translated from the coding sequence CATGGGGAATTGCGCGGTCTTTGCACGCAGCGGGGGCTCGTCTTGTGTTTACATACGCTGGGGAACGTTTTGAAAAAGAGGTTCGCTCTCTTGTTGATACGCTGGAGGATGAAAACTCTCTTCTTTTGCCATGTGATGTGACAAAAGATGAAGAAATTACCCAATGCTTCCAACAAATTAAGGAGCAAGTTGGCGTCATTCATGGGGTTGCCCACTGTATTGCATATGCAAACAAAGAAGATTTAAGCGGAGAATATATGAATGTAAGCCGCGAAGGATTTTTGCTTGCCCATAACATCAGCGCTTATTCATTAACTGCTGTTGCTAGGGAAGCGAAAGAGTTGATGACCGAAGGCGGAAGCATCGTCACATTAACATACCTTGGCGGTGAACGTGTGGTACAAAATTACAACATTATGGGTGTGGCAAAAGCATCGCTTGATGCAAGTGTAAAATATTTAGCAAACGATTTAGGAAAATACGGCATCCGTGTCAATGCCATTTCAGCAGGACCGATTCGGACGTTATCGGCAAAAGGGGTTAGCGACTTCAACTCGATTTTAAAACAAATCGAAGAACGCGCTCCGCTTCGTCGCACGACGACGCAAGAAGAAGTTGGCGATGCGGCACTATTTTTATTTAGCGATTTGTCACGCGGCATTACGGGGGAAATTATCCACGTCGATTCTGGGTACCATATTTTAGGGTATTAA